The Phragmites australis chromosome 1, lpPhrAust1.1, whole genome shotgun sequence genomic interval CCTTCCTCTTTATTTTGCGTGTGGCACGATTACCATGTGTCCATGTAGTAATTTCCTTCAGTAAATTCTGGTGGTCGATCTATCCTGGTACTAACAAAATCAAAAGTCAGCTCTAATCTCCTCAGATCTGACCGTGAACAGTAATTATTAGACAATGTGCTGTTAAATAACCTATAATCCGTTATAATATCCGTGTGGAGGTGCATAAAAAGCCACTTGCAGACTTGCTGCGCACCCTGACCTCAGTGTTTTCTCCCTGCTTGCCTTGCATCTCTCTCTTTGCAACCGAATCCACATCCATGGCAGCCATCATCAGCAAGGAGGAGCCTCTCCAGCTGAAACAAGGGAGCAAAGTCTCCTCCAAGCTCTTCTCCAGGGAGAGCTCCGCCGCCGCACCGTCCTTCCGGGTGTACTACGGCGTCGCCTCGGCGGGGTCCGTGCCCTTCCTGTGGGAGTCGCAGCCGGGCACGCCCAAGAACGCCATATCCACGGCCACCCTGCCTCCCctcacgccgccgccgtcctaCTACACCGCCAAGCAGGCCAGCACCAAAAAGTCCTCCACCATCACCGCCACCACCGGCAAGAAGCAGTCCAAGCACAGCATCTTCAGCTCCATCCTGTCCAAGATAATCCTGCACAGACGATCCAGGTCGTCGTCGAGCtcgtcgccctcctcctcctcctgctcctcctcgtcgtggTCTTCGGCGTCGTTCCACGGCGCGCAGTCGCCTGCCTGCTCGTCGATGAGGAGCCGGGTGCACGCGTTCTCGGTCGGGGACGAcagcgaggaggagcaggagacGCCGACGTGCTTCAGCGTGCGGCACGAGAGCTTCAGGGCGTTCATGGGCTGCCGCGTCGCCATGACGGTGAGGAACGCGCTGGCATCCGTCGGCAGCCATGGGTCCACTGCTGCAGCTGCCACTGCAGCACCAAGGGTTTAATACTTTCATTAACCTCATCATGCTCACGgtgcatcatgcatgttacTGCTGCTTGGAGAACTGGAGTTTACTCTGCAAGTTTTTAACAGTGTGCCTTGTCTTTTCATGGAGTAATGTTGAAGTCTCAAGAGGAGCTTACAAAGTATTATGATGGATTAAGTTCGTAACAGTGtgtaaattaaaaataataatgtaatGAGCATAGCATGGGCTATGTAGTATTATTAGACCCCCTTGCAAATCATGTGTAGTGTGTATGGACCGCTTTTGCTTCCTGGAACTGATTGCCTGCTTGGTCAGTAACTTTCAGTTCGAACATGATCTTGATAAAACcaattgttcttttttatctCATGTTTGGAGGGGAAAAAACAATTGTTCTATGCTTTGCGAGTCATGTCCACGTATTTACCATTTTTCAGAAACTCAGAAAATTTTGAGTGTAGCCATGAAAAAGGACAGCCAGGCGAACGACAGTGTCGTAGCTTCTCGAGCGGATCAAGCGGATGCGGAGCTTTGATCATGGCTGGCGTGTCACTTAGATCATTTGATCTGGGAGTAGTCTGTTACGCTTCACGACAGTTCTGTGCCGCCTAGTGGTGGTGTGCGGCACCAGGTATTTGTTTTTAAACAATATTATTCTCATTATTAATACAATGATATGTAGTCCTACTGTGTATTCGTGAAAAAAAGACAACCAAATTTTTTGGAATTAAGAGACATAAAATTAAATGATGTTCTCTAGAAAAAAAAcaaccaaaaaaacaaaaagaaagtgAGTTCTGCAATGCATAGCCCATGCATGGCTCTTTGTTAATGCTATGCCTGTTTTTCTATATGCCTTGTCTCCATGGCTACTGGCTAGTAGCTTGTGAGTTGACAAGACAGTGTTTGTTTACCAGGTCCTAGGAGAGAACTGCTTGGTGCTACCAAGAAAGCTGTTCTGATTCACACGCAGAAATActagagaaaatctacgattcgtcattgaataactactgattctacaatttaatatcgaataaattctgtttacttctataccatcgaataaatgtttcagttccttatatgccatcggcttccgatactgcCCTCCACTATACTGTTCATAAACAgtacccgagaataaaaaaggtcacaaaaaaatatgtcgatttttgtacacgctctataattcataatcaacccattttaactgtattcacctaaaaatactgtgtaaaattcaaactaaaatttctcaaaatgagctacttttgtaatgcattacaaagaactaattttttcaccgtgggagataattttagaaattattacatcacattagaggaatattagtaaattttctcagattttttgtaaatttttatgaggcttaaaaattgaaagaagttacaaaagtagtacattttgaagaattttagtttgaattctatacagtatttttaggtgaatacagttaaaacgggttgattatgaattatagagcatgcacaaaaatcgacatattttttgtgactttttttattcacggTTACTGTttatactgttcatgaacagtcggaagccgatggcatacaagaaactgaaatatttattcgatggtatagaagtaaacagaatttattcgatggcggattgtagaatcagtagttattcgacggcaaatcgtagattttctcgaAATACTACTACTACTAGATGTTTGCATTGGGACATGATCTCGATAATCATTTTCATTTTGGACACGGAGCTAAACCTAGTAATCTACTTCTGCATCGTTTCATAATCTGGAGCATTTCGTGACAATTAAAACTTTTGTTCCTCTCCACATTCTCTCCCATTGCATTCACAGTTtctcaaaaacaaaaataaagaaaaaacatgGTGCCATCTGAGTAcatacagatatatatataggctttgcatcttttttttaatatgcaAGAGTTTTAtgcatctttgtattaagagGAGTAAAAAACCAGATTACGTAACAATCTTAATAGGTCTTAGCCTGTAGAAGGGATCcgagaaagaaaattacaagGTAAAGAACAACTAGAACGGAAAAGAAAATTGTTGGTGATCAGATTACGGAGCTAAACACATGCAACCTCCAGGAGTACGGCAAGGTGCTTAACCCCAGCGTCACCCCAACGATCAACATCGTCCCAAATCAACACCACCAAGGAATCTGAAGAGATATGACGGTTATTGAAGATCACATCGTTACATGAGAGCCAAATTCTCCAACAGATCAAGAGGGTTAGGGAGTCAAGTTCTCTCCAAAAGTCTATGGTCACCCGCCCACGAGTATGTGACCACCAATCAAGTATCGAAATGTCTGCATAAGGAGTAAGGACTCCCAACACCCGCCACCAAATTTTCCTGGCCAAGCAACAATGTAACAGAAGGTGATATGTAGTCTCTGGTAGTTGGGAACAATGTGTGCAAGCATCATCAGTTTGGAGGACATGCTGTCGCCTACATGCCACTGTCTATAGTTTGCCGTAAAGTGCAAGGCAACTGAAGAATTTGACCTTCGCAGGTTCCCAAGACCTCCATAACATCGTGGCACCCCCAAAACAGATACAACCATTGAACATGAGGTGATACGTCGAGCTGGCAGAGTATTGGCCAGAAGAAGACCACTTCCAAACGACACTGTCTTCCTCGTTGGGTGATGGACTCAAGTTGGCTCCAAAGCTGCAGGTACTGACTTAAAGCAGGCATGGATAAGGGGTTGATAATATCCTGGATCCATCGCCGATTTCGTAAAGCACCCTCAACCGTTTTGCTCTGGAAGCATTCAAAGTAACACACCCGAAGAGATCGGGAGCCAAGAAATGGATAGAGCGGCCATGAAACCAAGCGTCAGTCCAGAAGAACGTGGATTTACCGTTCCCGACCACAAAACCGATGGAAGCATCGAACAACGCCACAACTTGCCTTTTATGGTGCAGTGGCAGTGATGCCCACGACTGCCACCAGATCCATCTCAAGCGCAGGGCTAGGCTGACCAGCCGGATATTTTGAATGCCAAGACCACTAAATTCCAGCAGACAACAAATAGTAGATCACGTGAGAGAGCTGGGCCTGCCAGACAAGGATTTCTCCCTAGCCCAAAGGAAGGTTTTTCTAATCTTGTCAACCTCCTTGATCACCCATGGTGGAACCATAATGGAGAGTAGCCTATGGATGGGAGTCGAGGATAGCACCGATCTCACTAGAGTGGCACGTCCTGGTTTAGAAATTAGCTTGGCTTGCCAGATGGGGAATCTAACAGCAACCTGGTCCACCACTGGTTGTAGATGATTCTTGTAGAGATGGTCAACCGTAAGAGGAACTCCCAGATACTGAAATGGGAAGGACGATAAACCACAAGGGAGGTTCTCACAGGCAGTGGATACGTCATCATCAGTACAACTGATGGGAATGACCACACATTTGTCCAAGTTTATTTTAAGCCCACTTATTGCCCCGAAGAACTGAATGATGGCCAAGTGAGCTTGGATATCCAGTGAGGTTAGCGACATGAAAAGAACAACGTCGTTCGCGTAGAgagaacaacgatgcaaaatTGAGTTGTGTCCCGTAGAATCAATGATACTAGCCTCGCCTGCCTCCGAAAGTATGCAGGTAAGTGTGTCCATGACCCgcacaaaaagaaaaggtgagaGCGAGTCACCCTGCCGCAAGCCTCGAGCATGGCACAGAGCAAACCCGGGGGCACCATTGAGTAGAATCTGGGTTGAAGAGCATGGTTCTGCATCTTGAATTACTTCTTGATGAaacgtttcaaaaaaaaattacttcttGATGACCTCATGACAATTCTTGCATGTACAGTGTAAGGAATCCATACCTGATGGCCTGATGCATAGATACATTGCAGAAATGAAGCTACTAGTTTCAGCTAGCAGTGGGGGGCCTGGAAAGGAGCAACAGTAACTAGATGCATTTTCCTTTCCTATTTTCCATAGATTGCCCCATGTAAGGGGCATCAAGGACATaacatgcaatggaggagacaCCACAAGGACCCTTGAACAAGACACTAATCAATGCACTTTGTCCCCCCAACCAGCTCATTTGACAAGAAAACCTATGGCCCCTATTTAATTCCATGTTGGGGCTAGTTTAACCCAAACAAACCTTCGATTAAGCTGGTAAGTCCACTTGCTGCGGTTAAGTTAGTACTGAACTCGATCATCTTCTGTAACAACGTCCGGGCACTGTTATTTGCTAATTATAACGTGATTCTATATGTCTTAGATCCATTTAGCACTATTGATTAGTTCAAATATCATATTGTATGCAAATTGGCTGCTAGCTGATGACAAGTAGTTAATGCAATGGTAACCCTAGTGGGGGTGATCTTAATTATGAGTGTAGCTTACCCTAAACATTCGGCTATCCTCGAAAAAAAACACATTTGGCTATGTGCATCTTGCAGAGACCAGGATATTGTTTTTGTTCTAGTATTGTCTAAAAAACCTAACCATAAACAAGAATTTACTTAATTAGACAAAGCAATTGCTTTTGATGTGAAGGATGCATGACTTAACCTACCAAGTATTTGATTGCTTGCATGCTGTGCAGGGCGTCGCAAGGACTGGATATCAAATGCACACTAACACGTAATTCATCATTAGCCGAGAAGGACTAACCATCCAACTAATCGAGGACTGCCTTTATTCTAGCGCCGTCATTTGTCGCAAAGTAATTAAAAAATGCGCCACTGTGTCTGCATTACAACCGATCCTTGCTTCAGGCAAAGTGTATATTCATGCACGCAGCTTCATATGCGAAGTCGATGAATCCACGCGCGGTTGTTGGTCGATCGATACGATGCAGTGCCTTCAGCTTCTACGCTGTTGGTCACTTTTGAGAACAGAAACAAATTAATGACCGATCGCGATAGTGAATTTAAATGTGGAATAGTTTCAGTCATGTAACAACCAGCCATGCTAGGATGTTCTGAAATCTCAAGGCAGTCCAAAAATAACCAGAGTATTACTGCTctcaaaaaaaggaagaagaaataaCCTGAGTATCGTTCCTCTCATAacaaagaagggaaaaaaacaaCCTGAATATATCTTGTCAGAAGTACTACTTGTTATTTTTTATCTGTGTTTCAAATCTTAGGTCTGTGATTATTCACTCAGAAAAAGTAAATATATAGCAAGGGGCAACATATGGCTGAGACTGAAAGATGGGGACGTAACAATTAGGTGGAATATTGAGTCTAAGGAGCAAGGACCAGCCGTCTAATCTGTGCTAAATTTAACTCGTTAATCGTACCATGAGACTGGGATGAAAGCCTGTCAATGGATTACGTATACTTCGTCCGTAATTCCATCGATCAATAGAGACCCAGTTCTGAACATGCAAAATCAAGCTAAATCTTTGTTCGCTCATCCCCTTGTAGAAAAGGAAATTACATGTTTCAGTTCACTACTGCAACTAATCCATGAAGGATTAGATTAGGATATATCTATCTAGAAGACAGGCAGCGGCGTGAGCAGTTGATGCATAAACACATCCCAACACCCATGCAGATCGACATCAAAGTTTGCTCCGAATTCTGCGGCCCGTGACCTTGATGCAGTGACAGCAGCTGTTGTTCTCATGGCTCCATTTTCTTCAGATCAATTGCGACTCTAGAGGCAATTTTTGCAAGGTCTGACAGGGGCAGCTCAGCTGCACCACAGCCCATCGAATCGTCGTCTCGCTCCTGCAACTTTCACGAAATCTACACGAGCGCTTTCAGTGCCATCTGGTGAAATGACAGGCGCCGTTCACGGGCGTCCCGGTGAATGCGATCAGCCTAGGAGCTCACGTTGCTGTTGCGAATTGACCCGGACGGCAATGTGCTGAGGAGGAGGTCCGCAGCACATCTGGTCCGGTCTCTGTCGATCTCTGATGTTACATTTGCAAAAGGGTAAACGCTTGCCAGTCAAGCTCTCTCTTCTCATGTGCACATATAATTGATGGATGAAACGAGGAAAGTGAGCTGGAACGCGAGTTTTTGCTAATTATTCAGCCGCGCCCgaattatttattttcatgGGAATTGCTGACAAGGGTTGGTCAagagttttttttctctctgcaGATCAAGAGAGTTTAGAGGGTCTGTTTGGTAGGGTTTTTAGAGTAGCTCTTATATTGAAATCAAAATTGGTTTTATCAAGCAATAGTTTTTAGCTTTCAGAGTAATTTAGTAAgtgtaattttttgaaataaactaaatataGGAGCTGAGAAAAATAGTTTCTCTAATTTACATTACACAtaatcatattttcataaattttaccTAAAAAATTGCTTTCAaccatataattatttttctcaaataatTACTCATCATAGAAAATTTAGATGAGATAAACTCTAACAAACATGTCCAGAGCTGCACCTGTCCGGCGACAACATGCACTGTGTGCCTGTATCACATAagagttgaaaactttttaaaaaattattcctAACAGCATCGTGCCACCACAGAGATACTGTTAATTTAGATGCAGGAAACAGTTCTGAACTGTTGTGATAGTCGCCGATCGATGTGCTTGCCACTGTCCAGTTTTTTATTCCTGCCGCATGTTCAGGACGACGTTGGCGTGGACGTCCGCTGCCATTCAGCTCACACTGCCCACTCGGGTGTGGGATCAGGTCACAACAAGGAAGGATCGATATGGAAATCACAGGAGAGAACAGTGCGATCCAGTGACGCAATTGGAAGTAGCAACCAAGTGGAAGAAACGAATGAATGATCCAGAAAGGAAACTGAAGGTGAAAATGAGTGATCAAGAAATATAATCTTCAGCCTGTGTCATTCCAATCCCATTTATCATGGATTACTGCCTTGGCGTATGAACAGATATATACATCTGCAAATCTCTAGAGTAACTTTTGCCTCACAAGTCACTATATCGACACGCATGAAGCAGAGTGCAAAATTAGACACGAGAATCACAGCGAGCTAGCACTAAGAACAGTGAGGAGAAAAGGGGAAATTGACCTAAGGTGTCCATGTGGAA includes:
- the LOC133887122 gene encoding uncharacterized protein LOC133887122, with product MAAIISKEEPLQLKQGSKVSSKLFSRESSAAAPSFRVYYGVASAGSVPFLWESQPGTPKNAISTATLPPLTPPPSYYTAKQASTKKSSTITATTGKKQSKHSIFSSILSKIILHRRSRSSSSSSPSSSSCSSSSWSSASFHGAQSPACSSMRSRVHAFSVGDDSEEEQETPTCFSVRHESFRAFMGCRVAMTVRNALASVGSHGSTAAAATAAPRV